A region from the Lycium barbarum isolate Lr01 chromosome 8, ASM1917538v2, whole genome shotgun sequence genome encodes:
- the LOC132607271 gene encoding 5-methyltetrahydropteroyltriglutamate--homocysteine methyltransferase-like has translation MASHIVGYPRMGPKRELKFALESFWDGKSSAEDLKKVSADLRSSIWKQMSAAGIKYIPSNTFSYYDQVLDTTAMLGAVPSRYNWTGGEIEFGTFFSMARGNASVPAMEMTKWFDTNYHFIVPELGPDVNFSYASHKAVNEYKEAKALGVDTVPVLVGPVSYLLLSKPAKGVEKSFPLLSLLDKILPIYKEVIAELKAAGASWIQFDEPTLVLDLEAHKLEAFTKAYAELESSLSGLNVLVETYFADVPAEAFKTLTSLKGVTAFGFDLVRGSKTLDLIKGGFPSGKYLFAGVVDGRNIWANDLAASLVLLQSLEGVVGKDKLVVSTSCSLLHTAVDLINETKLDDEIKSWLAFAAQKVVEVNALAKALAGAKDEAFLSANAAAQASRKSSPRVTNEAVQKASAALQGSDHRRATNVSARLDAQQKKLNLPILPTTTIGSFPQTVELRRVRREYKAKKISEEEYVKTMKEEIKKVVDLQEELDIDVLVHGEPERNDMVEYFGEQLSGFAFTANGWVQSYGSRCVKPPIIYGDVSRPNPMTVFWSSTAQSMTKRPMKGMLTGPVTILNWSFVRNDQPRFETCYQIALAIKDEVEDLEKAGITVIQIDEAALREGLPLRKSEHAFYLEWAVHSFRITNVGIQDTTQIHTHMCYSNFNDIIHSIIDMDADVITIENSRSDEKLLSVFREGVKYGAGIGPGVYDIHSPRIPSTEEIVDRVNKMLAVLDTNVLWVNPDCGLKTRKYIEVKPALQNMVSAAKAIRTQLASAK, from the exons ATGGCATCTCACATTGTTGGATATCCCCGTATGGGCCCAAAGAGAGAGCTGAAATTCGCTCTCGAGTCTTTCTGGGATGGAAAGAGCAGCGCCGAGGACTTGAAAAAGGTGTCTGCAGACCTCAGGTCATCCATCTGGAAACAGATGTCTGCTGCTGGCATTAAGTACATCCCCAGCAACACATTCTCTTACTATGATCAGGTGCTCGACACAACTGCAATGCTTGGGGCCGTCCCATCTAGGTACAACTGGACCGGTGGTGAGATTGAGTTCGGTACTTTCTTCTCCATGGCCAGAGGAAATGCCTCTGTCCCTGCTATGGAAATGACCAAGTGGTTCGATACCAACTA CCACTTCATTGTCCCTGAGTTGGGACCTGATGTGAACTTTTCATATGCTTCCCACAAGGCAGTAAATGAGTACAAAGAGGCCAAGGCG CTTGGAGTAGATACTGTTCCTGTACTTGTTGGTCCAGTTTCATACTTGTTGCTATCCAAACCTGCTAAGGGTGTTGAGAAATCTTTCCCCCTTTTGTCACTTCTGGACAAAATCCTTCCAATTTACAA GGAAGTTATTGCTGAGTTGAAGGCAGCTGGTGCTTCTTGGATTCAGTTTGACGAGCCCACACTTGTGTTGGATCTAGAGGCTCACAAATTGGAAGCATTCACTAAGGCCTATGCTGAGCTGGAGTCATCTCTATCTGGCCTTAATGTTCTCGTTGAGACCTACTTTGCCGATGTTCCTGCTGAGGCATTCAAAACCCTCACTTCTTTGAAGGGAGTTACCGCCTTTGGCTTTGACTTGGTCCGTGGAAGTAAAACCCTCGATTTAATCAAGGGTGGCTTCCCTTCGGGCAAGTACTTGTTTGCAGGAGTGGTTGATGGGAGGAACATCTGGGCAAATGATCTTGCTGCATCTCTTGTGCTCCTGCAATCTCTTGAGGGCGTTGTAGGAAAAG ACAAGCTTGTTGTTTCTACATCTTGCTCCCTACTCCACACTGCTGTTGATCTGATCAATGAGACAAAACTAGATGATGAAATCAAATCATGGTTGGCATTTGCTGCCCAAAAGGTTGTTGAAGTGAATGCTTTGGCCAAGGCATTGGCTGGTGCCAAGGATGAG GCATTTTTATCTGCTAATGCTGCTGCTCAAGCTTCCAGGAAGTCCTCCCCAAGAGTGACAAATGAAGCTGTTCAAAAGGCT TCTGCTGCTCTTCAAGGATCTGACCACCGCCGTGCTACAAATGTCAGTGCTAGACTTGATGCCCAACAAAAGAAACTTAACCTACCAATTCTGCCTACAACCACCATTGGATCCTTCCCTCAGACAGTGGAGCTTAGAAGAGTTCGTCGTGAATACAAGGCCAAGAA GATCTCTGAAGAGGAGTATGTTAAAACCATGAAGGAGGAGATCAAGAAGGTTGTCGATCTCCAGGAAGAACTTGACATTGATGTCTTGGTTCACGGAGAGCCTGAG AGGAACGATATGGTTGAGTACTTCGGAGAGCAGCTCTCTGGTTTTGCTTTCACTGCTAATGGATGGGTTCAATCTTATGGATCTCGATGTGTGAAGCCACCAATCATCTATGGTGATGTGAGCCGCCCTAACCCAATGACCGTCTTCTGGTCCTCAACAGCTCAAAGCATGACCAAgaggccaatgaagggtatgctTACCGGCCCCGTCACCATTCTCAACTGGTCTTTTGTCAGAAATGACCAGCCAAG GTTTGAGACCTGCTACCAGATTGCTTTGGCCATTAAGGATGAAGTGGAAGATTTGGAGAAGGCAGGCATCACCGTGATCCAAATTGATGAAGCTGCTTTGAGAGAGGGTTTGCCTCTGAGGAAGTCTGAACACGCCTTCTATTTGGAATGGGCTGTCCACTCCTTCAGAATCACCAACGTCGGCATCCAGGACACTACACAG ATCCACACCCACATGTGCTACTCCAACTTCAACGACATTATCCACTCCATCATCGACATGGATGCTGATGTCATCACTATTGAGAACTCACGTTCCGATGAGAAGCTCCTCTCAGTTTTCAGGGAGGGAGTGAAGTATGGAGCTGGCATTGGCCCTGGTGTCTATGACATCCACTCTCCAAGAATACCATCCACCGAGGAGATAGTCGATAGAGTTAACAAGATGCTTGCAGTTCTCGACACCAACGTCTTGTGGGTGAACCCCGACTGTGGTCTCAAGACTCGCAAGTACATCGAGGTTAAACCAGCACTGCAAAACATGGTGTCTGCAGCCAAGGCCATCCGCACTCAGCTTGCCAGCGCCAAGTGA
- the LOC132607272 gene encoding blue copper protein-like — translation MASKIIFCFMIGLAGFLPTITMATEYWVGGEKGWTLDVDYQDWAKDKTFKIGDTLVFKYPQGSHNVFKVDQTAFKDCKVPPPSEGLTTGHDVITLASPGKKWYICGFPTHCSDHNQKLVINVEDGAPAPAPAAPAAAMEYWVGGDKGWTIDVDYQAWAKDKTFKVGDTLVFKYTKGHHNVLKVNQTGFKDCIVTLPSEVLTSGNDAITLTSPGKKWYICGMPTHCSDHNQKLVITVEAGAPTQAPGPPPKDGSNNSYKFTTSANKIFVGGLVLIWTILTLV, via the exons ATGGCTTCCAAGATTATTTTCTGTTTTATGATTGGGCTTGCAGGATTTTTGCCTACAATCACAATGGCAACTGAGTATTGGGTTGGGGGTGAGAAAGGCTGGACCCTTGATGTTGATTATCAAGATTGGGCCAAGGATAAAACTTTCAAGATTGGAGACACCTTAG TTTTTAAGTATCCCCAAGGGAGTCATAATGTGTTCAAAGTGGACCAAACAGCTTTCAAGGACTGCAAAGTCCCTCCACCAAGTGAAGGACTTACTACAGGCCATGATGTGATTACATTGGCTAGCCCTGGTAAAAAATGGTACATTTGTGGTTTTCCTACACATTGCTCTGACCATAACCAAAAGCTTGTCATCAACGTCGAGGACGGAGCTCCGGCACCAGCACCTGCAGCTCCGGCAGCAGCAATGGAGTATTGGGTTGGAGGTGATAAGGGATGGACCATTGATGTAGATTATCAAGCTTGGGCCAAGGACAAAACTTTTAAGGTTGGAGACACCTTAG TTTTTAAGTATACCAAAGGGCATCATAATGTGTTAAAAGTAAACCAAACAGGTTTCAAAGACTGCATAGTTACTCTACCAAGTGAAGTATTAACTTCTGGTAATGATGCAATCACTTTGACATCTCCTGGCAAAAAATGGTACATTTGTGGTATGCCAACACATTGCTCCGACCATAACCAAAAGCTTGTCATCACTGTGGAAGCCGGAGCTCCGACACAGGCACCGGGACCACCCCCTAAAGATGGTTCAAACAATTCATACAAGTTTACTACATCTGCAAACAAGATTTTTGTTGGTGGTCTGGTTTTAATTTGGACAATTCTAACATTAGTTTAA